A single genomic interval of Asterias amurensis chromosome 1, ASM3211899v1 harbors:
- the LOC139940854 gene encoding alpha-N-acetylgalactosamine-specific lectin-like: protein MAANFTVFSILVALLQSHLLMVSPCMSCISPWTSFGNHCYLLVTNTKTFDEAEQYCQSLSGLGRPSHLASVMSQEENDFLVELATPMNGGAFRYTWLGYRRDLSTGSFVWTDGSPAGNYTNWAPGEPNSRGKEDCVEMLATSMWNDKNCIKLRRFICKRPGRFPIQMP from the coding sequence atggcagcaaatttcactgttttcagtATTCTTGTAGCTCTCCTTCAGTCACATTTGCTGATGGTATCTCCCTGCATGTCCTGCATCAGTCCATGGACAAGTTTTGGCAATCATTGCTACCTTCTTGTGACGAATACCaagacctttgatgaagctgaacagtaCTGTCAGAGTTTGTCAGGCCTTGGCAGACCATCTCATCTGGCGTCCGTTATGAGCCAAGAGGAAAATGATTTCCTTGTCGAGCTTGCCACACCGATGAACGGAGGGGCGTTTCGGTACACATGGCTCGGCTACCGACGTGATTTATCCACGGGTTCCTTCGTCTGGACCGACGGCAGCCCTGCCGGGAACTACACCAACTGGGCCCCGGGAGAACCAAATAGCCGTGGTAAAGAGGATTGCGTCGAGATGTTAGCTACTTCAATGTGGAATGACAAGAATTGCATTAAATTGAGGAGGTTCATTTGTAAGAGACCAGGAAGATTTCCAATTCAAATGCCATGA
- the LOC139940863 gene encoding alpha-N-acetylgalactosamine-specific lectin-like gives MAANFTVFSILVALLSHFLIVSPACMSCRSPWTSFGNHCYLLVMDEKTFDAAEQYCQSLSRLGRPSHLASVMSQDENDFLLLLSTPMNEELSRHTWLGYRRVSSMGSFVWIDGSPAGNYTNWAETEPNNLAGTDEDCVVLRKNSLWNSQLCTKLFRFICKRPETCQLKL, from the coding sequence ATGGCAGCAAACTTCACTGTTTTCAGTATTCTTGTAGCTCTCCTGTCACATTTCCTGATTGTATCTCCTGCATGCATGTCCTGCCGCAGTCCATGGACAAGTTTTGGGAATCATTGCTACCTTCTTGTGATGGATGAGAAGACCTTTGATGCTGCTGAACAATACTGTCAGAGTTTGTCACGCCTTGGCAGACCATCTCATCTTGCATCCGTTATGAGCCAAGATGAAAATGACTTCCTCCTCCTGCTTTCTACACCGATGAACGAAGAGCTGTCTCGGCACACATGGCTCGGCTACCGACGTGTCTCATCCATGGGTTCCTTCGTCTGGATCGACGGTAGCCCTGCCGGGAACTACACCAACTGGGCCGAGACTGAACCAAATAATTTGGCTGGTACTGATGAGGATTGTGTCGTGCTGCGTAAGAACTCCTTGTGGAATAGCCAGCTTTGCACCAAACTGTTTAGATTCATTTGTAAAAGACCAGAAACTTGTCAGCTCAAATTATGA
- the LOC139941107 gene encoding echinoidin-like — MAANFTVFSVLLALLQSHFLIVSPACMSCRSPWTSFGNHCYIFVEDTKTFDEAEQYCQKLSRLGRPSHLASVMSQEEIEFLVELATPMDGAVSRHTWLGYRRDLSTGSFAWIDGSPAGNYTNWAPGEPNNRGGEEDCVEMYDTSMWNDKKCIQLRRFICKRPERFPVQMR; from the coding sequence ATGGCAGCAAACTTCACTGTTTTCAGTGTTCTTTTGGCACTCCTTCAGTCGCATTTCCTGATTGTGTCTCCTGCATGCATGTCCTGCCGAAGCCCATGGACAAGTTTTGGGAATCATTGCTACATTTTCGTGGAGGATACCaagacctttgatgaagctgaacagtaCTGTCAGAAATTGTCACGCCTTGGTAGACCATCTCATCTGGCGTCCGTTATGAGCCAAGAGGAAATCGAATTCCTTGTCGAGCTTGCTACACCGATGGACGGAGCGGTGTCCAGGCACACATGGCTGGGCTACCGACGTGATTTATCCACGGGTTCCTTCGCCTGGATCGACGGCAGCCCTGCCGGGAACTACACCAACTGGGCCCCGGGAGAACCAAATAACAGAGGTGGTGAAGAGGATTGCGTCGAGATGTATGATACTTCAATGTGGAATGACAAGAAGTGCATTCAATTGAGGAGATTCATTTGTAAAAGACCTGAAAGATTTCCAGTTCAAATGCGATGA
- the LOC139941926 gene encoding KATNB1-like protein 1 produces MADARIHQAAMNAGGGFIKWDWNKNKYVWVSKSELQKKSENKKLQTPSPYEQNVAALKKHRHHNQPSFKVPVKKAYRQPLQMSNKQIRPSSKGQKSNCEIQKKERAVKPLGRDDLVKIREKANKENQSEPSARVEANIPAPPAELLAGHGTFVSIVSNRAIHLNAALTFWKQNPESLISYLIRTGDDSLTVDVLPILTMSLVRQTTKAKQISMGAWLDFLPTLHKLLSSKFADYIKVCLDLLRTLLRNWAKELQKQKDSRNADLLLQSQSVSGIYGSLISMTDTVNSLATRNGSVGKKAKAVKDLLDQL; encoded by the exons ATGGCTGATGCAAGAATACACCAAGCTGCAATGAATGCTGGAGGAGGGTTTATCAAATGGGActggaataaaaataaatatgtgtGGGTCAGCAAAAGTGAACTGCAGAAGAAGTCCGAGAACAAG aAACTACAAACGCCATCACCATATGAACAGAATGTGGCAGCTCTCAAGAA ACATCGGCACCACAACCAACCATCCTTCAAAGTTCCAGTAAAGAAAGCTTACAGGCAGCCATTACAAATGTCGAACAAGCAAATTAGG CCATCATCAAAGGGTCAGAAATCCAACTGTGAGATTCAGAAGAAGGAGCGAGCGGTTAAACCTTTAGGCCGGGATGATCTAGTCAAGATTAGAGAGAAAGCTAATAAGGAGAATCAATCTGAGCCGTCAGCGAGGGTAGAGGCAAACATCCCTGCACCACCAGCCGAG TTGTTAGCTGGACATGGTACGTTCGTCTCCATTGTTTCCAATCGAGCGATTCATCTAAACGCTGCTCTGACCTTCTGGAAACAGAACCCGGAATCTCTCATCTCTTACTTGATTCGCACTGGGGATGACTCGCTCACCGTCGATGTCTTGCCGATTCTTACAATGAG TCTTGTTCGTCAGACAACAAAGGCCAAGCAGATATCAATGGGAGCCTGGTTGGACTTCCTACCGACTCTACATAAACTACTCAGCAGCAAGTTTGCAGA CTATATTAAGGTTTGCTTGGATTTATTGCGTACTCTACTGAGGAACTGGGCGAAAGAACTACAGAAACAAAAGGATTCTAGAAACGCGGATCTCCTTCTACAAAGCCA GAGTGTCTCAGGAATCTATGGCAGTTTGATTTCCATGACAGATACAGTAAACAGTTTAGCTACGAGGAATGGAAGTGTAGGCAAAAAGGCAAAG gCTGTTAAAGATCTTCTGGACCAGCTTTGA
- the LOC139941937 gene encoding palmitoyltransferase ZDHHC22-like produces the protein MGFLKVWKLPLFCSITNSNKWKSMLNIIGVFYYIIMILIAATFEWFVILPELSHKLDFSIGKHRLFLLYLLVNGTGNYLLAASRDIHWKKSGNKKKRLTAEPFRSHHCKLCNICVLKHDHHCFIIGKCIGYHNQKHFIIFNMYTMLLSLYGLITLATYMHLVFKMEFAGALTFFTLFATSFMAWSQGSIGFPQVSLVLLLYICLMSALASFGFLAWELTVTSMGLTTHEMMSGTKGTNTSIRENFKDVFGQYWILGLFVPLPLPQYGTGCYEYVMRKPNRKHDS, from the coding sequence ATGGGGTTCTTAAAAGTGTGGAAACTACCTCTCTTTTGCAGTATCACCAATAGCAACAAATGGAAGTCCATGTTGAATATTATTGGTGTATTTTATTATATCATTATGATATTGATTGCAGCTACCTTTGAATGGTTTGTTATATTGCCGGAGCTATCGCACAAACTCGACTTTTCCATCGGGAAACACCGCTTGTTTCTCCTTTACTTGCTAGTTAATGGAACAGGGAATTATCTCCTAGCTGCTTCGCGTGACATTCACTGGAAAAAGAgtgggaataaaaaaaaacgattgACAGCGGAACCTTTCCGATCTCATCACTGCAAACTGTGCAACATATGCGTTCTCAAGCACGACCATCATTGCTTTATAATCGGAAAATGCATCGGTTATCACAACCAGAAACACTTCATCATCTTCAACATGTACACCATGCTGCTTTCTTTGTACGGCCTTATCACCCTAGCAACGTACATGCATCTGGTGTTTAAGATGGAGTTTGCAGGAGCTTTGACTTTCTTCACACTTTTCGCGACGTCTTTCATGGCGTGGAGTCAAGGTTCGATTGGGTTTCCTCAAGTATCCCTTGTACTGTTACTCTACATTTGCCTGATGAGCGCTCTGGCTTCTTTTGGGTTTCTTGCTTGGGAACTGACTGTTACATCAATGGGGTTGACTACACACGAAATGATGAGCGGAACGAAAGGAACGAACACATCAATTCGGGAGAATTTCAAAGACGTTTTTGGCCAGTACTGGATTCTTGGGCTGTTTGTTCCGTTGCCTCTTCCACAATATGGAACAGGATGTTATGAGTATGTAATGAGAAAACCGAACAGAAAGCATGATTCCTAA
- the LOC139939307 gene encoding palmitoyltransferase ZDHHC22-like: MDVGAKLKEWLSFFTEPTAKRLMLIANIGGVGYYWVVSLLVFYVNLFVIIPSILSENLGWMRFQWWFFVVAYFNMMLNYLICLSKKSRYTSTEGIVTEEASSKGWGYCVPCQQYSPPRTHHCSVCKHCILKRDQHCFFLGACIGHFNQRYFLVFLFYASISALHAAVCFFTYLNQYFATFLSLDFYCYFFPIATTKWVLGYTPSHLFGILALFYMCLMLGFGCIGFFTFHFQRALHCQTSYEFSHRVTTYSRGPQRNLQEIFGSYWWLAFLVPIPQKQTSDGIVWNKPKELKGY; encoded by the coding sequence ATGGATGTCGGAGCAAAGTTGAAGGAGTGGCTGTCGTTTTTTACAGAGCCTACTGCGAAAAGACTAATGCTCATTGCTAACATCGGTGGTGTGGGGTACTACTGGGTGGTCTCCCTGCTGGTTTTCTACGTCAACCTTTTCGTTATCATCCCAAGTATACTGTCTGAAAACCTCGGGTGGATGCGTTTCCAATGGTGGTTCTTCGTCGTTGCTTATTTCAATATGATGCTGAACTACCTCATTTGCCTGTCAAAGAAATCTCGCTACACATCTACAGAGGGGATCGTTACGGAGGAAGCCTCTTCGAAGGGTTGGGGATACTGCGTGCCGTGCCAGCAGTACAGCCCACCGAGAACCCATCACTGCTCGGTCTGCAAGCATTGCATCCTGAAACGAGACCAACATTGCTTCTTTCTCGGAGCGTGCATCGGTCATTTCAACCAACGATACTTCCTTGTGTTTCTCTTCTACGCGTCTATATCAGCCCTCCATGCTGCAGTGTGTTTTTTCACATATCTTAACCAGTACTTTGCAACATTTCTCTCCCTGGACTTTTACTGTTATTTCTTCCCCATCGCCACAACCAAGTgggtgttgggatacaccccaTCGCATCTTTTCGGTATACTTGCCCTCTTCTACATGTGTTTGATGCTGGGATTCGGCTGCATAGGGTTCTTCACTTTTCATTTCCAGCGCGCTCTTCATTGCCAGACGTCTTACGAGTTCTCGCACAGAGTGACAACCTACAGTCGAGGCCCTCAGAGGAATTTGCAAGAAATCTTTGGGAGCTATTGGTGGCTGGCGTTTCTCGTTCCTATTCCGCAGAAGCAGACTAGTGACGGGATCGTTTGGAACAAACCCAAAGAATTAAAAGGATATTAG